The proteins below come from a single Campylobacter sp. CCUG 57310 genomic window:
- a CDS encoding tRNA (cytidine(34)-2'-O)-methyltransferase: MFNIVLVSPQIPQNTGSIGRMCVNANLNLHIIKPTVFDLSEKAVRRAGLDYWKDLKLSVWESLDEFLHANAKFEDRFFYATTKTDRFYFDVEFKEGDFIFFGGESTGLPMQLMQRNFANAITIPMGKLGRSLNLATSAGIITYEAIRQNIDKFDLRNTI, from the coding sequence ATGTTTAACATCGTTCTTGTAAGTCCGCAAATTCCTCAAAACACAGGCTCCATAGGTAGAATGTGCGTCAATGCGAATTTGAATTTGCACATCATTAAGCCAACCGTGTTTGATCTAAGCGAAAAAGCCGTTAGACGAGCGGGACTTGATTACTGGAAGGATTTAAAGCTTAGCGTTTGGGAGAGCTTGGATGAGTTTTTGCACGCAAATGCAAAATTTGAAGATAGGTTTTTTTACGCTACGACAAAGACGGATAGATTTTATTTTGACGTTGAATTTAAAGAAGGAGATTTTATATTTTTTGGAGGTGAGAGTACGGGGCTTCCTATGCAGCTTATGCAAAGAAATTTCGCCAACGCTATAACTATTCCTATGGGAAAGCTCGGAAGAAGCTTAAATTTGGCCACGAGCGCAGGAATTATCACATACGAAGCAATACGCCAAAATATAGATAAATTTGATTTAAGGAACACTATTTGA
- the purU gene encoding formyltetrahydrofolate deformylase — protein MKKYILKIECQDEKGLIYRICDVVFKYHLNIETNNEFVDYDSNRFFMRASLAGEVKTAEFVGTLEAFLPKGAIIECIEATKKNIIILATKEAHCIGDLLIKFDSGELNANILAVIANRENLKELVSRFDIPFHYINADGIERDKHEELVLETMGKYKFDYAVLAKYMRILSPNFVKRYPKQIINIHHSFLPAFIGANPYKQAYERGVKIIGATAHFVNDDLDEGPIIAQDVISVNHEMSWQQMQKAGRSCEKNVLSAALDLALEDRLFVHKNKVIVF, from the coding sequence ATGAAAAAATACATACTTAAAATTGAGTGTCAAGACGAAAAGGGCTTGATTTATAGAATTTGCGATGTGGTTTTTAAATACCACCTTAATATCGAAACTAATAACGAATTTGTCGATTATGACAGCAATAGATTTTTCATGCGGGCTTCGCTTGCAGGCGAGGTTAAGACTGCCGAATTTGTTGGCACGCTTGAGGCGTTTTTACCAAAGGGTGCTATCATAGAGTGCATCGAGGCTACTAAGAAAAATATCATTATCTTAGCGACTAAGGAAGCGCATTGTATCGGCGATCTACTTATAAAATTCGATAGCGGCGAGCTAAATGCAAATATCCTTGCGGTCATCGCAAATCGCGAAAATTTAAAAGAGCTTGTAAGCAGATTTGATATCCCGTTTCACTATATCAACGCAGACGGTATAGAGCGCGATAAGCACGAAGAATTGGTGCTTGAGACTATGGGTAAGTATAAATTTGATTATGCTGTTTTGGCAAAATATATGAGAATTTTATCGCCGAATTTCGTTAAGCGTTATCCAAAGCAAATTATCAACATACATCATTCGTTCCTGCCCGCATTTATCGGCGCAAATCCTTATAAGCAAGCTTATGAAAGAGGAGTTAAGATCATCGGTGCTACGGCGCATTTTGTAAATGACGATCTTGATGAGGGTCCGATAATCGCTCAAGACGTTATTAGCGTAAATCACGAAATGAGCTGGCAACAGATGCAAAAAGCAGGCAGAAGTTGCGAGAAAAACGTGCTTTCGGCAGCACTTGATCTTGCCTTGGAAGATAGACTTTTCGTGCATAAAAATAAGGTTATAGTCTTTTAA